A region from the Malus domestica chromosome 07, GDT2T_hap1 genome encodes:
- the LOC103438991 gene encoding transcription factor DUO1, with protein sequence MEGKKEEGIRKGPWKAEEDEVLLKHVKKCGPRDWSSIRSKGLLQRTGKSCRLRWVNKLRPNLKNGCKFSVEEERVVIELQAQFGNKWARIATYLPGRTDNDVKNFWSSRQKRLARILQTSAAAPATPSSKSHKTKREVSVFLELPTIVEATKFNCSSEGEPSSQAQPCLSQPPYIRNSEIIKMVPLPDIVKPKSLCFETNPVQHELPITDKDPWTDSHSVIPFLQNPQPQTDQIFSSETQEFLARFDPYFDMLGPLDALELGNGGEPLVMEPPLFEPVGSCLSCEREKIDHTMTPDCVFDDFPTDMFDQFDPLPNTSGSGQH encoded by the exons ATGGAAGGTAAAAAAGAAGAGGGTATAAGGAAAGGGCCATGGAAGGCAGAGGAAGACGAAGTGctgttaaaacatgtgaagaaaTGTGGTCCGAGAGACTGGAGCTCCATTCGATCCAAGGGTCTCTTGCAGCGTACCGGAAAGTCGTGCCGGCTCCGTTGGGTCAATAAGCTCCGTCCCAACTTGAAGAA TGGGTGCAAATTTTCGGTGGAGGAGGAGAGGGTGGTGATAGAGTTGCAAGCACAATTTGGGAACAAATGGGCAAGAATAGCGACCTATTTGCCGGGGAGGACGGACAATGACGTCAAGAATTTTTGGAGCAGCAGGCAGAAGAGGCTGGCTAGGATTCTGCAGACATCAGCAGCAGCACCAGCCACACCCTCCTCCAAATCACATAAAACCAAAAGGGAAGTCTCTGTTTTTCTTGAGCTTCCCACCATTGTGGAG gcTACAAAATTCAATTGCTCATCGGAGGGAGAACCATCGTCGCAGGCGCAACCATGCTTGTCACAGCCACCTTACATTCGGAACTCCGAGATCATCAAAATGGTGCCGCTGCCGGATATTGTTAAGCCCAAGTCTCTTTGCTTCGAAACAAACCCCGTTCAACATGAGCTCCCCATAACTGATAAGGATCCATGGACTGATTCCCACTCTGTAATCCCTTTCCTGCAGAACCCACAGCCCCAAACAGACCAAATATTCTCATCCGAAACGCAAGAATTCTTGGCAAGGTTCGACCCCTATTTCGACATGTTAGGACCTCTAGATGCTTTGGAGCTTGGAAACGGAGGAGAACCACTTGTCATGGAGCCTCCATTGTTTGAACCAGTAGGAAGCTGTCTAAGTTGCGAAAGGGAGAAAATCGACCATACCATGACTCCGGATTGTGTGTTCGATGACTTCCCGACAGACATGTTTGATCAATTTGACCCGCTTCCGAACACATCAGGATCAGGGCAGCATTGA
- the LOC103438979 gene encoding uncharacterized protein has translation MWLSKLTKLTPMLSSSFSTQSFTRKALFVSANSASIRLRPLSQNLPEMDADKSQSKSISEASDHPTDHRFQNVVVMRHGDRIDNFEPLWTSQSPRPWDPPLVEEGKVRAFCTGTKLRSGLGFPIHRVFVSPFVRCVETAVQVVTALSATEDPSLSKYESDQPVPVDPSKLKVSIEYGLSEMLNKEAIRGDLAPKDGQWGFNIADLEAMFPAGTVDQTAERVYKELPQWGESVTGARARYVHVIEALADKYPTENLLLVSHGEGVGSSISAFLEGATVYEVEYCAYSELRRPIKNRSSAAGKFEVMVNRGRTGVSYSLPTSGT, from the exons ATGTGGTTATCGAAACTTACAAAACTAACGCCCATGctctcctcttccttctcaactcaatcattcacaagaaaagCTCTCTTCGTTTCTGCCAACTCTGCTTCCATCCGGCTTCGACCTCTCTCTCAAAACTTACCCGAAATGGACGCGGACAAAAGTCAATCCAAATCGATCAGCGAAGCCTCCGATCATCCCACGGACCACCGCTTCCAAAACGTCGTCGTCATGCGCCACGGCGACCGCATCGACAACTTCGAGCCCCTGTGGACATCGCAATCGCCGAGGCCGTGGGACCCGCCTCTGGTCGAAGAGGGCAAGGTCCGGGCCTTCTGCACCGGTACCAAGCTCCGATCGGGTCTCGGGTTTCCAATCCACCGCGTTTTCGTCTCGCCATTCGTGCGATGCGTCGAGACCGCCGTCCAAGTCGTCACCGCCCTCTCCGCCACTGAAGACCCGTCTCTCTCCAAATACGAGAGCGATCAGCCCGTCCCAGTCGACCCCTCTAAGCTCAAG GTATCAATTGAATATGGGTTAAGTGAGATGCTAAACAAAGAGGCGATTCGCGGTGATTTGGCTCCGAAAGATGGACAATGGGGCTTCAACATTGCAGATCTTGAGGCTATGTTCCCGGCTGGGACAGTGGATCAAACTGCGGAACGGGTGTACAAAGAG CTGCCTCAGTGGGGGGAGAGCGTGACGGGCGCCCGGGCTAGATATGTTCATGTCATTGAGGCTCTGGCTGACAAATACCCTACAGAAAACTTGCTCCTTGTCAGTCATG GTGAAGGAGTTGGTTCTTCAATTTCTGCCTTCCTGGAAGGCGCCACAGTATACGAAGTAGAATACTGCGCATATTCAGAACTAAGAAGGCCCATAAAAAACCGGTCATCAGCTGCAGGAAAGTTTGAGGTAATGGTAAATCGTGGCCGGACTGGTGTCAGTTACTCACTCCCAACCTCTGGAACATAA